In one Lolium rigidum isolate FL_2022 chromosome 3, APGP_CSIRO_Lrig_0.1, whole genome shotgun sequence genomic region, the following are encoded:
- the LOC124697717 gene encoding DDT domain-containing protein DDR4-like, whose product MWELASVLNFLHVFWPLLNVAVEFTAEELENAIVAPNRVLEDLHIPLLRSIPPVARMGMADGKWVTVLCRKLKDWWHLVAEGDLPIVTSQGTEIEMYKKLEPATRLLILKAICDIRCEQEDVRNFVDSCLKKGCQLSAFCKKRIGGDSHGISYWYEEDPMLGHRLYREIRQVEYVKEQTRKSKGRGVISVPVVSYQWETVATNFAEFEAAAEKLFSSSNRTEISVGKKLKIDYLPEIEKIHKSKERLLKKQQREALLLNSYLTFDRFTSGRSQRERKRVTYTFDDYDRSINEAIKAIKKSENSVQDVTTINRRVVDPTREALNNGTVSGPLPVCNGFSGESPLKSCSDQANDDEEKAEPLDRRRRERKRSQRYLLDFVEDVPDIDANFGSDDDIMGEAVYDEEYLRSRKQPKASTSEDDGEFRSDQEYSLSSEAEDGARRSKRLPARSPQVTRLIAADEIQIGIKRNKRSARPHTNHQQQHLPGTGSGMPGKPNASDPDAGSDAAVKGVDISARSQDQEQRLLQIVKMHNPGRESNGVGGRFLHLNELAPVISGFDGAPAVQS is encoded by the exons ATGTGGGAGCTCGCCTCCGTCCTCAACTTCCTCCAC GTGTTCTGGCCCTTGCTCAACGTCGCGGTGGAGTTCACGGCGGAGGAGCTGGAGAACGCCATCGTGGCGCCCAACCGCGTATTGGAGGACCTGCATATACCGCTGTTGAGG TCAATTCCCCCCGTTGCTCGAATGGGCATGGCGGACGGAAAATGGGTGACCGTGCTATGCAGGAAACTGAAGGACTGGTGGCATCTG GTTGCGGAAGGTGATCTACCAATCGTTACCTCACAGGG AACGGAAATCGAGATGTACAAGAAACTTGAGCCAGCGACTCGACTGTTGATCCTGAAAGCAATATGTGACATACGCTGTGAG CAAGAGGATGTTCGGAACTTCGTAGATAGTTGCTTAAAGAAGGGTTGTCAGCTCTCTGCTTTCTGCAAAAAAAGAATTGGGGGAGATTCCCATGGAATCTCATACTG GTATGAAGAAGATCCAATGCTTGGGCATCGATTGTATCGCGAAATTAGACAAGTGGAGTATGTGAAGGAGCAAACAAGAAAATCTAAAGGAAGGGGAGTCATAAGTGTTCCAGTTGTATCCTATCAGTGGGAGACTGTCGCAACCAATTTTGCTGAATTCGAAGCAGCAGCA GAAAAGCTCTTTTCAAGTAGCAACAGGACTGAGATCTCAGTTGGAAAGAAGTTGAAGATCGATTATCTTCCAGAGATAGAAAAGATTCACAAG agcaaggagaggCTTCTAAAAAAGCAACAAAGAGAAGCCCTCCTCCTTAACAGCTACTTGACATTTGATCGATTCACATCTGGCCGCTCCCAGCGCGAAAGAAAGCGTGTCACTTATACTTTTG ATGATTATGACCGTTCAATAAATGAGGCCATCAAAGCAATAAA GAAAAGCGAGAACTCCGTTCAGGATGTTACCACTATCAACAGAAGAGTAGTGGACCCAACACGAGAAGCATTAAATAATGGTACAGTATCTGGTCCCTTGCCTGTATGTAATGGATTCAGTGGAGAATCTCCACTGAAGTCATGTAGCGACCAAGCGAACGATGATGAGGAAAAGGCTGAGCCTCTTGATCGTAG GCGCCGTGAAAgaaaaagatctcaaaggtacCTGCTGGACTTTGTTGAGGATGTCCCGGACATCGATGCGAacttcggcagcgacgacgacatcaTGGGCGAAGCTGTCTATGATGAGGAGTATCTGAGAAGTCGAAAACAACCCAAGGCAAGTACTTCAGAAGACGATGGAGAGTTCCGATCGGACCAAGAGTATTCTTTGAGCAGCGAAGCTGAAGATGGGGCTCGACGGTCCAAAAGATTGCCAGCTCGCAGTCCTCAAGTGACAAGGCTGATCGCTGCGGATGAAATCCAAATAGGCATCAAGCGCAATAAGCGTTCTGCCCGGCCCCATACGAATCATCAGCAGCAGCATCTACCTGGTACCGGATCAGGAATGCCAGGTAAACCGAATGCATCAGATCCAGATGCTGGTTCTGACGCAGCAGTAAAGGGCGTGGATATCTCAGCAAGAAGTCAAGACCAAGAGCAGCGCCTACTGCAAATAGTGAAGATGCATAACCCTGGCAGGGAGAGCAACGGGGTTGGGGGAAGATTCCTCCATCTTAACGAGCTTGCGCCTGTCATCAGTGGCTTCGATGGTGCACCAGCAGTCCAGTCTTGA